A DNA window from Oceanotoga teriensis contains the following coding sequences:
- a CDS encoding F0F1 ATP synthase subunit C yields the protein MDLKEMLQQLVSNGGALGWGLYYLGKLLGAGLAMGIGAIGPGVGEGQVGAHAMDSIARQPEMSGTITTRMLLAMAVTESTGLYSLVISLVMIFVLP from the coding sequence ATGGATTTAAAAGAGATGTTACAACAGTTAGTTTCAAACGGTGGAGCTTTAGGATGGGGTTTATATTATTTAGGTAAACTTTTAGGTGCAGGTCTTGCAATGGGTATCGGTGCTATCGGACCGGGTGTTGGAGAAGGTCAAGTTGGTGCTCATGCTATGGATTCAATAGCAAGACAACCTGAGATGTCAGGAACTATAACCACAAGAATGTTATTAGCTATGGCCGTTACTGAATCTACTGGTCTTTATTCTTTGGTTATTTCTCTTGTAATGATTTTCGTGTTACCATAA
- the atpA gene encoding F0F1 ATP synthase subunit alpha: MRINPDELTKVIEERIKSYESGEIKEIGWVMQVSDGIVRAYGMKETMANELVEIHTQQGDIVYGIAMNLEEDNAGIISLGDYKNIKEGDKVIRTNRIIEVPVGNALLGRVVNPLGIPLDGKGEIKSEENYPIERKATGVISRKPVDTPLQTGLKVIDSTIPIGRGQRELIIGDRQTGKTAIAIDTIINQKGKNVKCIYVAIGQKSSSIARSIDQLEKNGAMEYTTIVVASASDPASLLYLAPYAGAAIGEYFMFNSQDALVVYDDLSKHAQAYRELSLLLRRPPGREAYPGDVFYLHSRLLERAARLNDDFGGGSLTALPIIETQANDISAYIPTNVISITDGQIYLESSLFMSGIRPAVNIGLSVSRVGGAAQTKAIKKVSGSLKLDLAQYRELESFSQFSSDLDEATKRQLIKGEKLMELLKQKQYSPLDVEEEVVILFAGTEGYLSDIPTNKILAFEKDFLQFMHRENQEVLSEIKDTKDLSDDLKNKLKSIIESFLKTYKA, translated from the coding sequence TTGCGCATAAATCCAGATGAGCTCACAAAAGTTATAGAGGAGCGTATCAAAAGCTACGAGAGTGGTGAAATTAAAGAAATAGGTTGGGTAATGCAGGTAAGTGACGGTATAGTAAGAGCCTATGGGATGAAAGAAACTATGGCTAATGAATTAGTTGAAATTCATACTCAACAAGGCGATATAGTTTATGGTATTGCCATGAATCTTGAAGAAGATAATGCCGGAATTATTTCTTTAGGCGACTACAAAAACATAAAAGAAGGCGACAAGGTTATAAGAACTAATAGAATTATAGAAGTTCCCGTTGGAAATGCCCTTTTAGGAAGAGTAGTCAATCCACTTGGAATTCCTCTTGATGGTAAAGGTGAGATAAAATCAGAAGAAAATTATCCAATTGAAAGAAAAGCAACAGGAGTTATTTCAAGAAAACCTGTTGATACTCCTCTTCAAACTGGGTTAAAAGTTATAGATAGTACAATACCTATTGGAAGAGGTCAGAGAGAATTAATTATAGGCGATAGACAAACTGGTAAAACTGCAATCGCAATAGATACGATTATAAATCAAAAAGGGAAAAATGTTAAATGTATTTATGTAGCTATAGGTCAAAAATCATCATCTATAGCAAGATCTATTGATCAGCTTGAAAAGAACGGTGCTATGGAATATACAACTATTGTAGTTGCAAGTGCTTCTGACCCAGCATCTTTACTTTATCTTGCACCTTATGCTGGAGCAGCTATAGGAGAATATTTCATGTTTAATAGTCAAGATGCACTCGTTGTATATGATGATTTGAGCAAACATGCACAAGCTTATAGAGAGCTTTCTTTACTTCTTAGAAGACCTCCTGGAAGAGAAGCATATCCTGGTGATGTCTTTTATTTACATTCAAGATTGCTTGAAAGGGCTGCAAGATTAAACGATGATTTTGGTGGAGGTTCTTTGACTGCTTTACCTATAATAGAAACTCAAGCTAATGATATTTCTGCTTATATACCTACTAATGTTATTTCAATAACAGATGGTCAGATATATCTTGAGTCTTCTCTATTTATGTCTGGTATTAGACCTGCCGTTAATATTGGTCTTTCTGTATCAAGAGTCGGTGGTGCAGCTCAAACTAAAGCTATTAAGAAAGTTTCAGGTAGTTTAAAACTTGATTTAGCTCAGTATAGAGAATTAGAATCATTTTCACAATTTTCATCAGATCTTGATGAAGCTACAAAGAGACAACTCATAAAAGGTGAAAAGTTAATGGAACTTTTAAAACAAAAACAATATTCACCATTGGATGTTGAAGAAGAAGTAGTTATTCTTTTCGCTGGAACTGAAGGATATCTTTCAGATATTCCAACAAACAAAATTTTGGCTTTCGAGAAGGATTTTTTACAGTTTATGCATAGAGAAAATCAAGAGGTATTGAGTGAAATAAAAGATACTAAAGATCTTTCAGATGATTTAAAAAATAAATTGAAAAGTATTATAGAATCTTTCTTAAAAACGTATAAAGCCTAA
- the atpC gene encoding ATP synthase F1 subunit epsilon — protein sequence MFNVKIVTPEGIKEDIDARYVEFTTIDGSIGVLQDRLPIVAKLKFAPLKIISKDEKKLVYAVLGGLVDMDGKNFTVLTTEALKPDEIDVESARKAVEKAEEQLKKSDDFMQKTKLKSEIQRNMTKIDIANTK from the coding sequence ATGTTTAATGTGAAAATAGTAACCCCTGAAGGCATTAAAGAAGATATTGATGCAAGATATGTCGAATTTACTACAATAGATGGTTCTATTGGTGTATTACAAGATAGACTTCCAATTGTTGCAAAGTTGAAGTTTGCCCCATTAAAAATAATATCTAAAGATGAAAAGAAACTTGTTTATGCTGTTCTTGGAGGTCTTGTGGATATGGATGGTAAAAACTTTACTGTTCTAACAACAGAAGCACTCAAACCAGATGAAATCGATGTGGAATCGGCAAGAAAAGCTGTTGAAAAAGCAGAAGAACAATTAAAAAAATCTGATGATTTTATGCAAAAAACTAAATTAAAATCTGAAATTCAAAGAAATATGACAAAAATTGATATTGCTAATACAAAATAG
- the atpF gene encoding F0F1 ATP synthase subunit B, translated as MLSFNLTSIVNLIGFLVFMLFLYKLLYKPYFDMTDKRKNEVEKNLNEAERLRINAQEAKEKAEKEYEDIKNQKSEILKDAEEQAKKIISEAKDEAEIQKDKIIEKAETSAVEIKNEAMKDIQAKVVTMALTVSSMILKEKLDQKANEELIRRALSNLNEKGDQL; from the coding sequence GTGCTTTCGTTTAATTTGACTTCTATTGTAAATTTAATCGGGTTTTTAGTTTTTATGCTTTTTTTGTATAAGTTACTTTATAAACCTTATTTTGATATGACTGATAAAAGAAAAAATGAGGTTGAAAAAAACTTAAACGAAGCTGAAAGACTTAGAATTAATGCTCAAGAAGCTAAAGAAAAAGCTGAAAAAGAATATGAAGATATCAAAAATCAGAAAAGTGAAATTTTAAAAGATGCTGAAGAACAAGCAAAAAAAATTATTTCTGAAGCTAAGGATGAAGCTGAAATTCAAAAAGATAAAATAATTGAAAAAGCTGAAACTTCTGCGGTGGAAATAAAAAATGAAGCTATGAAAGATATACAAGCTAAGGTAGTTACTATGGCTTTAACAGTTTCATCTATGATTTTAAAAGAAAAATTAGATCAAAAAGCCAACGAAGAATTAATAAGAAGAGCTTTATCTAATCTCAATGAAAAAGGTGATCAGTTATGA
- the atpG gene encoding ATP synthase F1 subunit gamma — MSKGKLRIIKKRIDSTRSTMQITKAMQMVASARLNKIKKGMQPIRDYAKYAKNIIEKIEPDINSPFVKDGSGTLLVVITPDMGLGGSFASDISTFAKKESEKIDDFKGFLVIGNRGSVELKKTNKILLSRVNLFDTPKKEHAEYILDDILEFLEKEDISKVKVIYGELKNALIQKPKIVDLLPIQYENSLDPRYEYEPDSSVLFEEASYLYMLSQIFLFIYETKISELHARQNAMKNATENAENLISDLNLEYNKMRQASITSELIDIVNGAQALQDD; from the coding sequence TTGAGTAAAGGTAAATTAAGAATTATAAAAAAGAGAATTGATTCAACAAGATCTACCATGCAAATAACTAAAGCTATGCAAATGGTAGCCTCCGCAAGATTAAATAAAATAAAAAAAGGTATGCAACCAATAAGAGATTATGCAAAATATGCTAAAAATATTATAGAAAAAATTGAACCAGATATAAATTCACCATTCGTAAAAGATGGATCTGGAACTTTATTAGTTGTAATTACTCCAGATATGGGACTTGGTGGCTCCTTTGCTTCCGATATTAGTACTTTTGCAAAGAAAGAATCTGAGAAAATAGATGATTTTAAAGGTTTTCTCGTTATAGGTAATAGAGGATCCGTTGAACTTAAGAAAACGAATAAAATATTGTTATCGAGAGTGAATTTATTCGATACACCAAAAAAAGAACATGCAGAATATATTTTAGATGATATATTAGAATTTCTTGAAAAAGAAGATATATCTAAGGTTAAAGTCATTTATGGAGAACTTAAAAATGCTTTGATTCAAAAACCTAAAATTGTAGATCTTTTGCCTATTCAATATGAAAATTCTTTGGATCCAAGATATGAATATGAACCTGATTCATCTGTTCTTTTTGAAGAGGCATCTTATTTATATATGCTCTCTCAGATTTTCTTGTTTATTTATGAAACAAAGATTTCTGAACTTCATGCAAGACAGAATGCTATGAAAAATGCAACTGAAAATGCTGAAAATCTCATTTCTGATTTAAATCTTGAATATAATAAAATGAGACAGGCTTCAATCACTTCAGAACTTATAGATATAGTTAATGGAGCCCAGGCACTCCAGGATGATTAA
- the atpB gene encoding F0F1 ATP synthase subunit A, giving the protein MLKEKKLKNTIILFFALYVILGIVNVFTSKSELEGVGQRWIVEFGNGGFLGQINPMTVLMSGLIILIIILFAKSVKFERIPGRKQSIVELMLDYFWELVEDSVPDQKYRKPTFVISMSLFLFIGFANILSGMPGISVLPTDSGLSVQLFTDTWYTPTSDLNTNLTFALMVFIISHVFAAKSKGVGKWLKSFIEPNPIMLPLNLISEIAKPVSHSLRLFGNIMGGGILVLIISYMLKYFVIPIFLWGFFGWFVGLIQAFVFALLSIAYIGSLLE; this is encoded by the coding sequence ATGCTGAAAGAAAAAAAGCTTAAGAACACTATAATCCTTTTTTTTGCCCTTTATGTGATACTTGGAATAGTAAATGTATTTACTTCTAAGTCTGAACTTGAAGGTGTTGGCCAGAGATGGATTGTAGAGTTTGGGAACGGCGGTTTTCTTGGTCAGATAAATCCTATGACTGTATTGATGTCAGGTCTAATAATATTAATTATTATTTTATTCGCAAAATCTGTAAAGTTTGAAAGAATTCCTGGAAGAAAACAAAGTATTGTTGAATTAATGCTTGATTATTTTTGGGAATTAGTTGAAGATTCTGTACCTGACCAAAAGTATAGAAAACCTACATTTGTGATTTCAATGAGCTTATTTTTATTCATTGGCTTTGCAAATATTTTGAGTGGCATGCCTGGTATAAGTGTACTTCCTACTGATTCAGGTTTGTCTGTACAACTTTTTACTGATACTTGGTATACGCCTACATCTGATTTGAATACAAATTTGACTTTTGCATTAATGGTATTTATAATAAGTCATGTTTTTGCTGCAAAATCTAAAGGTGTTGGAAAATGGCTCAAAAGTTTTATAGAACCTAATCCTATTATGCTTCCGTTGAACCTCATAAGTGAAATTGCTAAACCTGTTTCACATTCTTTGAGGCTTTTTGGTAATATAATGGGTGGTGGAATTCTTGTTTTAATAATTAGTTATATGTTGAAGTACTTTGTTATCCCTATTTTCTTATGGGGATTTTTTGGATGGTTTGTAGGCCTTATTCAGGCTTTCGTTTTCGCTTTACTCTCAATAGCCTATATTGGTTCATTGTTAGAATAA
- a CDS encoding ATP synthase subunit I, which produces MTQLKRKLIEMMIKAITISIIEVIVLLFFVGFQALWVFWGTLGVILGFYMMYEDINKMKQNIFSLKKKKIPAGYFFRYLMYGIILIISGIFSEKALLITFLGLFNLKIVPFISQK; this is translated from the coding sequence ATGACTCAATTGAAAAGAAAATTAATAGAGATGATGATTAAAGCAATAACGATATCGATTATTGAAGTTATCGTATTGCTATTTTTTGTTGGTTTTCAAGCTTTATGGGTTTTTTGGGGTACTTTAGGAGTTATTTTAGGATTTTATATGATGTATGAAGATATAAATAAAATGAAACAAAATATATTTAGTTTAAAGAAAAAAAAAATTCCTGCAGGATATTTTTTTAGGTATTTAATGTATGGTATAATTCTTATTATATCTGGTATTTTCTCTGAAAAAGCTTTATTAATTACTTTTTTAGGTTTATTTAATTTGAAAATAGTACCTTTCATCTCACAAAAATGA
- the atpH gene encoding ATP synthase F1 subunit delta, which produces MKLSYSLATRYTDAFLEILQKNDKMSNLENYIEAIQNIIDKINSDSVFHDMINSPLLPKDYITKKIYESSKIEDTLFEKFIHSLVLKSRQELLFFIVKILNNYNLELKKLIKAEIITAKPIDSKNSEDLKNILKNKTGRDVILKTSLDESLIGGIQLYVEDKYYDYSIKGYLDSIKRSYAQTGGD; this is translated from the coding sequence ATGAAGCTTTCATATTCTTTAGCAACAAGATATACCGATGCTTTTTTAGAAATTTTACAGAAAAATGATAAAATGAGTAATTTAGAAAATTATATAGAAGCTATTCAGAATATAATCGATAAGATTAATTCTGATAGCGTTTTTCATGATATGATTAATAGTCCTCTACTTCCAAAAGATTATATTACAAAAAAAATATATGAATCATCTAAAATTGAGGATACATTGTTTGAAAAATTTATTCATTCATTGGTTTTAAAATCAAGACAAGAACTTCTGTTTTTTATAGTTAAAATTTTAAATAATTATAATCTTGAATTAAAAAAACTTATAAAGGCTGAAATTATAACAGCAAAACCCATAGATTCAAAAAATTCAGAAGATTTAAAGAATATTTTAAAAAATAAAACTGGTAGGGATGTTATTTTAAAAACATCTCTTGATGAATCTTTAATTGGTGGTATTCAACTTTATGTTGAAGATAAGTATTATGATTACTCCATTAAAGGGTATTTAGACAGTATAAAACGCTCATATGCTCAAACCGGGGGTGATTAA
- the atpD gene encoding F0F1 ATP synthase subunit beta: MGVKNLDKTVGKIISVIGPVVDVKFPEGQLPEIYDSLEVNNPYTNTKLVLEVEQLIGDDTARCIAMDSTDGIKRGLDAINTGTSIKVPVGMGSLGRMFNLLGDPIDERGEVSDIDHWPIHRESPTLEEQNTEIEILETGIKCIDLLAPFPKGGKIGLFGGAGVGKTVLVMELIRNIAKEHKGISVFAGVGERTREGNDLWLDMNDSGVIENTALVFGQMNEPPGARFRIPLTALTMAEYFRDEQKKDVLLFIDNIFRFVQAGSEVSALLGRMPSAVGYQPTLASDMGQLQERITSTKDGSITSVQAVYVPADDFTDPAPATTFSHLDANINLSRKQAEMALYPALDPLDSTSKMLDPNVVGEDHYFVAREVQAILQKYNDLQDIIAILGIEELSEEDKLTVSRARKIQKFLSQPFFVAEKFSNISGAYVKVEETVKGFKDILEGKYDDLPENAFYMVGTIEQAVEKAKNL; encoded by the coding sequence ATGGGGGTGAAAAACTTGGATAAAACGGTTGGTAAAATAATAAGTGTAATTGGACCTGTTGTTGATGTTAAATTTCCAGAAGGTCAATTACCTGAAATTTATGATTCTTTAGAAGTTAATAATCCTTATACAAATACCAAATTAGTTTTAGAAGTAGAACAATTAATCGGTGATGATACTGCCAGATGTATAGCAATGGATTCAACTGATGGTATTAAAAGAGGATTAGATGCTATTAACACTGGAACTTCTATTAAAGTTCCTGTTGGAATGGGATCATTGGGAAGAATGTTCAATTTATTGGGTGATCCTATAGATGAAAGAGGTGAAGTTTCTGATATAGACCATTGGCCTATTCATAGAGAATCACCTACTCTTGAAGAACAAAATACAGAAATAGAAATTCTTGAAACTGGTATAAAGTGTATAGATCTATTAGCACCTTTTCCTAAAGGTGGTAAGATAGGACTTTTTGGTGGTGCTGGTGTTGGTAAAACAGTTCTCGTTATGGAACTTATAAGAAATATAGCTAAAGAGCATAAAGGTATTTCAGTCTTTGCTGGTGTTGGTGAAAGAACGAGAGAAGGTAATGATTTATGGCTTGATATGAATGATTCCGGAGTTATAGAGAATACTGCACTCGTTTTTGGTCAAATGAATGAACCACCTGGAGCAAGATTTAGAATTCCTTTAACAGCTTTAACTATGGCTGAATATTTTAGAGATGAACAAAAAAAAGATGTTTTATTATTCATAGATAATATTTTTAGATTTGTTCAAGCAGGTTCTGAAGTTTCTGCTTTACTCGGTAGAATGCCTTCTGCTGTTGGTTATCAGCCAACTTTGGCTTCTGATATGGGACAATTACAGGAAAGAATAACATCTACAAAAGATGGTTCTATAACCTCTGTACAAGCTGTATACGTTCCTGCCGATGATTTTACTGATCCTGCACCTGCAACAACATTTTCACATCTTGATGCAAATATAAATTTATCAAGAAAACAAGCTGAAATGGCATTATATCCAGCTCTTGATCCTTTAGATTCTACTTCAAAAATGTTAGATCCTAATGTTGTTGGAGAAGATCATTATTTTGTTGCTAGAGAAGTTCAAGCAATTTTACAAAAATATAATGATTTACAAGATATAATAGCTATTCTCGGTATTGAAGAACTTTCTGAAGAAGATAAATTAACAGTTTCAAGGGCCAGAAAAATTCAAAAATTCTTATCTCAGCCTTTCTTTGTTGCTGAAAAATTTTCTAATATATCTGGTGCTTATGTAAAAGTAGAAGAAACTGTTAAAGGATTTAAAGATATATTGGAAGGTAAATATGATGATCTTCCAGAAAATGCTTTTTACATGGTTGGAACTATTGAACAGGCTGTTGAAAAAGCAAAGAATTTGTAG
- the amrA gene encoding AmmeMemoRadiSam system protein A, with the protein MREKHFFCQYAREIIQNYIIKNEIQDIRYKYFQKEFEDNYSCFVTLHTLEDELRGCIGTIIPQYKNLYEEIKHNSILASIKDYRFPPLKEEELNNIYISIDILTPLKKIENIKELDPVKYGIMVEHDYKKGVLLPNLDGINTIEDQIRIAKLKAGLNYDEKVDIYSFETKRYF; encoded by the coding sequence ATGAGAGAAAAACACTTTTTTTGTCAGTATGCAAGGGAGATTATACAAAATTATATCATAAAAAATGAGATTCAAGACATAAGATATAAATACTTTCAAAAAGAATTTGAAGATAATTATTCATGTTTTGTAACTCTTCATACTTTAGAAGATGAACTTAGAGGTTGTATTGGAACTATAATTCCACAATATAAAAATCTTTATGAAGAAATAAAACATAATTCTATTTTAGCTTCAATAAAAGATTATAGATTTCCTCCGCTGAAAGAAGAAGAGTTAAATAATATTTATATAAGTATAGATATATTAACTCCGTTGAAAAAAATAGAAAATATAAAAGAACTCGATCCTGTAAAATATGGAATTATGGTTGAACACGATTATAAAAAAGGTGTATTACTTCCAAATCTTGATGGAATTAATACGATTGAAGATCAGATAAGAATAGCAAAATTAAAAGCTGGACTAAATTATGATGAGAAAGTTGATATATATAGTTTTGAAACAAAAAGATACTTTTAG
- a CDS encoding AtpZ/AtpI family protein, with protein sequence MKKLDLRAFNQMNLVILFGVTVLANIFVGLGIGWFIYSKTDSKLFLILFLLLGVASGLYSGIKELLKEAERYDSIEKKINRDDD encoded by the coding sequence ATGAAAAAACTCGATTTAAGAGCTTTTAATCAAATGAACCTTGTTATACTTTTTGGCGTAACAGTCTTAGCAAATATCTTTGTAGGACTCGGTATAGGTTGGTTTATATATAGCAAAACTGATTCAAAACTATTTTTGATTTTGTTTTTGCTACTTGGTGTTGCATCAGGTTTATATAGTGGTATAAAAGAATTACTTAAAGAGGCCGAAAGATATGACTCAATTGAAAAGAAAATTAATAGAGATGATGATTAA
- the amrS gene encoding AmmeMemoRadiSam system radical SAM enzyme, which produces MNMNALFSSQKEEGILCNLCPHECIIEENKTGFCKTRKNISSELNSINYAEVTGFEIEPIEKKPLFHFKPGKNILSLGSWGCNLICPYCQNHEISQEIPAYSKKIYPNAIPNLIEKYKVGGIAFTYSEPIVWFEYVLDACREIKNYDLDIYTIMVSNGYIKKEPLELLLQYIDAFNIDLKTFDSETYKKIFNGDLEKIKENIKIIFEKNAHIEITTLIVPDINENLQELEEEFKWISSLSSKIPLHINKYFPRYKYSKKATDIGKLIEIYQIAKKHLEFVYIGNIWDPKYESTYCPECGELLVERKGYNIKIVNLNENGGCIKCGRKVMEM; this is translated from the coding sequence ATGAATATGAATGCTTTATTTTCTTCTCAAAAAGAAGAAGGAATTTTATGCAATTTATGTCCTCATGAATGTATCATTGAAGAAAATAAAACTGGTTTTTGTAAAACTAGAAAGAATATTTCTTCTGAATTGAATAGTATAAATTATGCCGAAGTTACAGGATTTGAAATAGAACCCATAGAAAAAAAACCATTATTTCATTTTAAACCGGGTAAAAATATTTTATCTTTAGGAAGTTGGGGATGTAATTTAATATGTCCTTATTGTCAAAACCATGAAATTTCACAAGAAATACCTGCATATAGCAAAAAAATATATCCGAATGCTATTCCGAATTTAATAGAAAAATATAAAGTCGGTGGAATTGCTTTTACATATTCTGAACCAATAGTTTGGTTTGAATATGTTTTAGATGCGTGTCGTGAAATAAAAAATTATGATCTTGATATATATACAATTATGGTTAGTAATGGATATATAAAAAAAGAACCACTTGAATTGTTACTTCAATACATAGATGCTTTTAACATAGATTTAAAAACTTTTGATAGTGAAACTTACAAAAAAATTTTTAATGGCGATTTAGAGAAAATAAAAGAGAATATAAAAATAATTTTTGAAAAAAATGCTCATATAGAAATAACAACTCTTATAGTACCAGATATAAACGAAAATTTACAAGAACTTGAAGAAGAATTCAAATGGATATCAAGTTTATCGAGTAAAATTCCATTACATATAAATAAATATTTTCCAAGATATAAATATTCAAAAAAAGCTACAGATATAGGAAAATTGATAGAAATATATCAAATAGCAAAAAAACATCTTGAATTTGTTTATATCGGAAATATATGGGATCCAAAGTATGAATCTACTTATTGTCCTGAATGTGGAGAACTATTGGTAGAAAGAAAGGGATACAATATAAAAATTGTAAATCTAAATGAAAATGGAGGATGTATCAAGTGTGGAAGAAAGGTAATGGAAATGTAA
- a CDS encoding aminopeptidase: MDYKELSKKLTLNRKNVWEKNDFKTVDDYTENYKKFMDYSKTERKAIKYSKKLLEENGYKPLEFFEKEGKLKDGDKVYYINRDKSLFAIEIKGKIKNGVNIVGSHVDAPRIDFKPEPLIEDTEIAMAKTHYYGGIKKYQWLNIPLELHGVIINSKGETVEVSIGDDLKDPVFVISDLLPHLDRNKKAISEAIDPEKMNLLLGTISINYDSEEKIKDSVKLNILNILNEKYGIIEEDLISAELEIVPSLPSRDVGLDRSLIAAYGHDDRICAYTSLTALINSKINSRSSAILLVDKEEIGSDGNTGAKNHFWIPMLKKLLKLQNEDVAIAIEDAINNSILLSSDVSAAFDPNYKDAHDINNAPKLNYGIVLTKYTGARGKAGTNDANAEVVGKVRKVWNENNILWQTGELGRTDLGGGGTIAKFFAEQGLDVIDAGVALLGMHAPYEIASKGDLYETYLAYKAFMENYK, encoded by the coding sequence ATGGACTATAAAGAACTTAGTAAAAAATTAACATTGAATAGAAAAAATGTTTGGGAAAAAAATGATTTTAAAACTGTGGATGATTATACAGAAAACTATAAAAAATTTATGGATTATTCAAAAACAGAAAGAAAGGCTATAAAATATTCTAAAAAATTATTAGAAGAAAATGGTTATAAACCACTTGAATTTTTTGAAAAAGAAGGAAAATTAAAAGATGGAGATAAGGTTTACTATATAAATAGAGATAAATCATTATTTGCAATTGAAATCAAAGGAAAAATAAAAAATGGTGTAAATATAGTTGGATCACATGTTGATGCACCAAGAATAGATTTTAAACCAGAACCTTTGATAGAAGATACAGAAATAGCAATGGCAAAAACACATTATTATGGAGGTATCAAAAAATATCAATGGCTTAATATACCTCTTGAATTACATGGTGTTATTATAAATTCAAAGGGGGAAACGGTAGAAGTATCTATAGGAGATGATTTAAAAGATCCTGTATTCGTCATATCTGATCTTTTACCTCATTTAGATAGAAATAAAAAAGCGATAAGTGAAGCAATAGATCCAGAAAAAATGAATCTTTTATTGGGAACTATATCTATAAATTATGATTCAGAAGAAAAAATAAAAGACTCAGTTAAATTAAATATATTAAATATATTAAATGAAAAATATGGAATAATTGAAGAAGATCTCATAAGTGCTGAATTAGAAATAGTTCCATCGTTACCTTCACGTGATGTTGGACTTGATAGAAGTTTGATAGCAGCATATGGTCATGATGATAGAATTTGTGCATATACAAGTTTAACAGCATTGATAAATTCAAAAATTAATTCAAGATCTTCAGCTATACTTCTTGTTGATAAAGAAGAAATAGGTTCAGATGGAAATACTGGAGCAAAAAATCATTTTTGGATACCAATGTTAAAAAAATTATTGAAATTACAAAATGAAGATGTTGCTATAGCAATAGAAGATGCTATAAACAACTCAATTTTATTATCTTCTGATGTATCAGCTGCATTTGATCCGAATTATAAAGATGCACATGATATAAATAATGCTCCAAAACTAAATTATGGAATTGTTTTAACTAAATATACTGGTGCAAGAGGAAAAGCAGGAACTAATGATGCTAATGCTGAAGTAGTTGGAAAAGTTAGAAAAGTTTGGAATGAAAATAATATATTGTGGCAAACTGGAGAATTGGGAAGAACAGACTTAGGTGGAGGAGGAACTATAGCAAAATTCTTTGCTGAACAGGGTTTAGATGTAATAGATGCTGGAGTAGCATTATTAGGAATGCATGCACCTTATGAAATAGCTTCAAAGGGAGATCTTTATGAAACATATCTTGCATATAAAGCATTCATGGAAAATTATAAATAA